The proteins below are encoded in one region of Pontibacter deserti:
- the nuoF gene encoding NADH-quinone oxidoreductase subunit NuoF, whose product MEKPLTQHIVPGRAPLSLKEYEQVGGYQSVRKILKEMTPQEVQALVKESDLKGRGGAGFNTGLKWSFVPMGPDAATPKYLVANADEMEPGTFKDRVLLEGNPHQLIEGMIVAAYAIQASISYVFLRWAYKVAAREITKAIQEAYDAGYLGQNILGSGFNLDMHLHTGVGRYMCGEETALLNALEGKRANPRAKPPFPQVSGLFGKPTIVNNVETLCCLPHIVNNGAEWFKKLGLTADAGTKLFGVSGRVKTPGCWELPMGTTIREILEDYAGGMQDGYLFRGLLPGGASTDFLVEEHLDLPMDYPSIQAAGSRMGTGTMIIMDDQTCPVGFTLNLQHFFAQESCGFCTPCREGLPWVEKILLAIDKGEGKPEHLLTLDFHTKYLGPGNTFCALAPGAMEPLQSALKYFREDFERHIHEHHCPWSKAKAWQPSI is encoded by the coding sequence ATGGAGAAGCCGCTTACCCAACACATTGTACCCGGTCGCGCACCGCTCAGCTTAAAGGAGTATGAGCAGGTGGGCGGATACCAGTCTGTGCGCAAAATCCTGAAGGAAATGACACCCCAGGAAGTACAGGCACTGGTAAAGGAATCAGACCTCAAAGGCCGTGGCGGAGCTGGTTTTAACACCGGCTTAAAGTGGAGCTTTGTGCCCATGGGCCCTGATGCTGCCACACCCAAATACCTGGTTGCTAACGCCGACGAAATGGAACCTGGTACTTTTAAAGACCGCGTGCTGCTGGAAGGAAATCCGCACCAGCTGATTGAAGGAATGATCGTGGCGGCCTATGCCATACAGGCAAGTATAAGCTACGTGTTCCTCCGCTGGGCTTATAAAGTGGCTGCCCGGGAAATAACCAAAGCTATACAGGAAGCCTACGATGCAGGCTATTTGGGCCAAAATATACTTGGCTCCGGCTTTAACCTGGACATGCACCTGCACACCGGGGTTGGTCGCTATATGTGCGGCGAAGAAACTGCTTTATTAAATGCGCTGGAAGGCAAACGGGCCAACCCACGAGCAAAGCCGCCTTTCCCGCAGGTAAGTGGTTTGTTTGGGAAGCCAACTATAGTTAACAACGTCGAGACACTTTGCTGCCTGCCACACATTGTAAACAACGGAGCTGAATGGTTTAAAAAACTGGGCTTAACTGCAGATGCCGGAACTAAGCTTTTTGGAGTAAGCGGCCGCGTGAAAACACCAGGTTGCTGGGAGCTGCCGATGGGCACCACCATACGTGAGATCTTGGAAGACTATGCCGGTGGCATGCAGGATGGTTACCTGTTCCGTGGGCTTTTACCAGGAGGCGCATCTACAGACTTTTTAGTGGAAGAACACCTGGACCTGCCGATGGATTATCCTTCTATTCAGGCTGCTGGTAGTCGTATGGGTACAGGCACCATGATCATTATGGACGACCAGACCTGCCCGGTTGGCTTTACCCTGAATCTGCAGCATTTCTTTGCCCAGGAATCGTGCGGTTTCTGTACGCCTTGCCGCGAAGGGCTTCCTTGGGTAGAGAAAATACTCTTAGCTATAGACAAAGGCGAAGGCAAACCCGAACACCTGCTTACTCTCGATTTTCATACGAAATACCTTGGCCCCGGCAACACGTTTTGTGCGTTGGCACCCGGCGCCATGGAACCCCTGCAGAGCGCTCTGAAATATTTCAGAGAAGATTTTGAACGGCACATTCACGAACACCACTGTCCCTGGAGCAAAGCAAAAGCATGGCAACCATCTATATAG
- the nuoG gene encoding NADH-quinone oxidoreductase subunit NuoG: protein MATIYIDNTPFEVPTGKNLLETCLTLGQDLPYFCWHPAMGSIGACRQCAVKVYKDENDTKGKLFMSCMEQVRDGMRISIADPEAKEFRAHIIGWLMTNHPHDCAVCDEGGSCHLQDMTVMTGHNYRSYSFQKRTYKNQYLGPFLNHEMNRCIQCYRCVRYYKDYAGGKDLDVFAAHNNLYFGRVEDGVLESEFSGNLAEVCPTGVFTDNTLKQHYTRKWDLTMAPSVCHHCSLGCNTTAGERYGTLRNITNRYNGEVNGYFLCDRGRFGYEHVNSISRIRKSLVRSNLPEATDKYTALQAAAQAMRQGRVIGIGSARASLESNYMLKTLVGEDNFHHGVSDAEHDLTELSLKILKESSARTPSMQEVEKADAVFILGEDLTNTAPMLALAVRQAVRQEPILEQVSKANIPVWQDAAVRELVQHDNGPLFIATPTTTKLDELATQTYFADPDSIARLGFAVANIIYPESPGVRGLKNDDMHLAQQIADALMKAKNPVVISGTSTGSEAILKAAANITNALVAKEKTAGIVLTSPTSNSMGLAMLGGHRLQSAFEAIENGYADTAIILENDLYRQAGEGAVTNFLKSCKKVIVLDYLHNQTTEHADVLLATGAFSEADGTLINNEGRAQRFYQIYPTTEDIQESWRWLGELGTIVAHDQISWWHGYDDILGAIVKEYPEMKGIEMVTPPSDFRIAGQKIPRAPHRFSGRTAMRANINVSEPKPAEDPDSPLSYTMEGYCGQPPSAMIPFFWAPGWNSNQSVNKYQEEVGGHLKGGDPGIRLIEPDPEHKVSFSVAVPEKFEPMDGHLFILPLHHIFGSEELSNQSPPIQERIPEPYIAINADDALRMKLDEGQLMPFAIDGQLYQLPVKLSTTIASGTAGLPVGLPGVPFAELPAWAILNRELQWKPQHQTTY, encoded by the coding sequence ATGGCAACCATCTATATAGATAACACCCCCTTCGAAGTACCGACCGGAAAGAACCTATTGGAGACTTGCCTGACGCTGGGCCAGGACCTGCCCTACTTCTGCTGGCACCCGGCCATGGGCTCTATCGGGGCCTGTCGCCAGTGTGCGGTAAAGGTGTATAAAGATGAGAACGATACCAAGGGCAAGCTCTTTATGTCGTGTATGGAGCAGGTGCGCGATGGCATGCGGATCTCTATTGCTGACCCCGAAGCCAAAGAGTTCAGGGCACATATTATCGGCTGGCTCATGACCAACCACCCCCACGATTGCGCTGTGTGCGACGAAGGCGGCTCCTGCCATTTACAGGACATGACCGTAATGACCGGCCACAACTATAGAAGCTATAGTTTCCAGAAACGAACCTATAAAAACCAGTATCTGGGCCCGTTCCTGAACCACGAAATGAACCGCTGCATACAGTGCTATCGCTGCGTGCGCTACTATAAAGACTATGCAGGCGGCAAAGACCTGGACGTATTTGCAGCGCATAACAATTTATATTTTGGCCGTGTCGAAGATGGCGTGCTGGAAAGCGAGTTCAGCGGAAACCTGGCAGAAGTTTGCCCAACCGGCGTGTTTACCGACAATACTCTAAAGCAACACTATACCCGCAAATGGGACCTGACGATGGCGCCATCTGTTTGCCACCATTGCAGTCTGGGATGTAACACCACAGCCGGCGAACGTTATGGCACTTTGCGCAATATAACCAACCGCTACAACGGTGAAGTGAACGGCTACTTCCTGTGTGATCGCGGTCGTTTTGGTTATGAGCACGTGAACAGCATAAGTCGCATCCGAAAATCGTTAGTCCGAAGCAATTTGCCTGAAGCTACCGACAAGTATACCGCACTACAGGCAGCAGCACAGGCTATGCGACAAGGCAGGGTAATCGGTATTGGTTCGGCTCGCGCATCACTGGAGTCTAACTATATGCTGAAGACGTTAGTAGGAGAAGATAATTTCCATCATGGGGTATCGGATGCAGAGCATGATCTGACTGAACTTTCGCTGAAGATATTAAAGGAAAGCAGCGCCCGAACCCCAAGTATGCAGGAAGTGGAAAAAGCCGATGCCGTATTTATACTTGGCGAAGATCTGACTAACACTGCTCCGATGCTGGCACTGGCCGTGCGGCAGGCAGTACGACAGGAGCCGATACTGGAACAGGTATCAAAAGCGAACATACCAGTCTGGCAGGATGCAGCCGTGCGAGAGTTGGTGCAACATGATAACGGGCCGCTTTTCATTGCTACGCCTACCACTACCAAGCTCGACGAATTGGCAACCCAAACGTACTTTGCTGACCCAGATTCTATCGCCCGCTTAGGCTTTGCTGTGGCTAATATCATTTATCCTGAATCTCCGGGAGTGCGCGGGTTAAAGAACGACGACATGCACTTGGCGCAGCAGATCGCTGATGCATTGATGAAAGCAAAGAATCCGGTAGTAATTTCCGGCACATCTACAGGCAGCGAAGCTATACTTAAAGCTGCAGCTAACATTACCAATGCACTGGTAGCTAAAGAGAAAACGGCAGGTATAGTTCTAACCTCACCAACCAGCAACAGCATGGGTCTGGCAATGCTCGGCGGCCACAGGTTACAATCTGCTTTTGAAGCCATTGAGAACGGCTATGCAGATACGGCTATCATCCTGGAGAACGATTTGTACCGGCAGGCTGGTGAAGGCGCAGTAACCAACTTCCTGAAGTCGTGCAAAAAAGTGATCGTGCTGGATTACCTGCATAACCAGACTACCGAACATGCAGATGTACTATTAGCTACCGGGGCTTTTTCTGAAGCAGACGGAACACTCATCAACAACGAAGGGCGTGCGCAACGTTTTTACCAGATATACCCCACCACCGAAGACATACAGGAAAGCTGGCGATGGCTGGGCGAACTCGGAACTATAGTTGCCCACGACCAGATCAGCTGGTGGCATGGCTATGACGATATCCTGGGTGCTATAGTTAAAGAATATCCTGAAATGAAGGGAATTGAGATGGTTACCCCGCCATCTGATTTCCGCATAGCCGGACAGAAGATACCACGTGCCCCGCACCGTTTCAGTGGACGTACCGCCATGCGTGCCAACATTAATGTAAGCGAACCCAAACCTGCCGAAGATCCGGACTCACCACTATCCTACACTATGGAAGGCTACTGCGGCCAGCCACCTTCAGCTATGATCCCGTTTTTCTGGGCGCCGGGCTGGAACTCTAACCAGTCGGTAAATAAATACCAGGAAGAAGTAGGCGGACACCTGAAAGGCGGAGACCCTGGCATCAGATTGATCGAGCCTGACCCGGAACACAAAGTGTCGTTCTCGGTAGCTGTTCCGGAAAAGTTTGAACCGATGGATGGTCACCTGTTTATACTTCCGTTGCACCACATTTTTGGATCTGAAGAATTAAGTAACCAGTCGCCACCAATACAGGAGCGCATACCAGAACCTTACATTGCTATCAATGCCGACGATGCATTGCGCATGAAGCTGGATGAAGGCCAGCTGATGCCATTTGCCATAGACGGACAGCTCTACCAGTTGCCAGTGAAGCTTAGCACAACTATAGCCAGCGGCACCGCCGGCTTACCTGTTGGCTTGCCTGGAGTACCTTTTGCCGAATTACCTGCCTGGGCCATCCTAAACCGAGAACTGCAATGGAAACCGCAGCACCAAACTACTTACTGA
- the nuoH gene encoding NADH-quinone oxidoreductase subunit NuoH yields METAAPNYLLIIGGVLFVMLNVAAALIWVERRMLALWQDRYGPNRAGPFGLLIVAADSIKLFFKQDWIPPFSDKPVFVLAPAIVVISVLLSFVVIPFAPGIIVADLNIGLLFFLAMSSMGAYSIILGGWASNNKYSLLGAMRGAAQMISYEVFMGLALMGVVLMAGSFNLREIVEAQQGLWFFIPQILGFIIFFIAGIAETHRLPFDIPEAESELIAGFHSEYSGMKFGMFFIGEYMGITLISCMLVTLYFGGWLGPDFLPPIVWFIIKVVAFLMIFILLRASMPRPRYDQLMEYGWKILLPLTLVNLMITAAVVLWLEG; encoded by the coding sequence ATGGAAACCGCAGCACCAAACTACTTACTGATCATCGGCGGCGTACTGTTCGTGATGCTGAACGTGGCAGCTGCCCTTATTTGGGTAGAGCGTCGTATGCTGGCCCTATGGCAGGACCGATATGGCCCGAATCGTGCCGGTCCGTTTGGTTTGCTTATAGTTGCTGCCGACTCTATAAAGCTTTTTTTTAAGCAGGACTGGATTCCGCCTTTTTCTGATAAGCCGGTGTTTGTGCTGGCGCCAGCTATAGTTGTAATCAGTGTACTGCTCAGCTTTGTAGTGATACCGTTTGCCCCCGGAATTATAGTTGCCGACCTGAACATTGGCCTGCTGTTTTTCCTGGCAATGTCGTCAATGGGAGCTTATAGTATCATCTTAGGTGGCTGGGCATCTAACAACAAGTATAGTTTGCTGGGTGCCATGCGCGGGGCGGCGCAGATGATTTCCTATGAAGTTTTTATGGGTCTGGCCCTGATGGGCGTGGTACTGATGGCTGGCTCCTTTAACCTGCGTGAGATTGTGGAAGCACAACAGGGTTTATGGTTCTTCATTCCGCAGATACTTGGTTTTATTATCTTCTTTATCGCCGGTATTGCTGAAACGCACCGCCTGCCTTTTGACATTCCGGAAGCAGAAAGTGAGCTGATAGCGGGCTTCCACTCAGAGTACTCGGGTATGAAGTTCGGGATGTTCTTTATAGGCGAATACATGGGTATTACGCTCATTTCCTGCATGCTGGTAACGCTATACTTCGGCGGCTGGCTTGGCCCTGATTTTCTGCCGCCTATCGTGTGGTTCATTATAAAAGTAGTAGCCTTCCTAATGATCTTCATCCTTCTCCGCGCATCCATGCCACGACCAAGATATGACCAACTGATGGAGTATGGCTGGAAGATTTTACTGCCGCTGACTTTGGTGAATCTGATGATTACTGCTGCGGTGGTGCTGTGGCTGGAAGGGTAA
- the nuoI gene encoding NADH-quinone oxidoreductase subunit NuoI, whose product MFSLLRSMWLTFLHAFHKRDTIQYPEQKAILPTRWRGRIILSRDPDGGERCVACNLCAAACPVDCISLQSTEDEHGRRYPEFFRINFSRCIFCGYCEEACPTYAIQLIPDFEMGEYNRQNLVYEKKDLLINGQGKYHGYNYYKVAGMAIGGKDKGEAENELPPVDVKSLIP is encoded by the coding sequence ATGTTTAGTTTGTTGCGCAGTATGTGGCTCACATTTCTGCATGCGTTTCATAAGCGGGACACCATACAGTACCCCGAGCAGAAAGCTATACTTCCTACCCGTTGGCGCGGCCGCATTATACTTTCCCGTGACCCGGACGGTGGAGAGCGTTGTGTTGCCTGTAACCTGTGCGCTGCTGCCTGCCCTGTGGATTGTATTTCACTCCAATCCACCGAGGACGAGCATGGCCGCCGTTACCCGGAATTTTTCCGCATCAACTTTTCGCGCTGCATATTCTGTGGCTACTGCGAAGAAGCTTGCCCTACCTACGCCATCCAGCTTATACCTGATTTTGAGATGGGGGAATACAACCGCCAGAACCTGGTGTATGAGAAAAAAGACCTGCTGATAAACGGCCAGGGCAAGTACCACGGCTACAACTACTACAAAGTAGCAGGCATGGCCATCGGCGGGAAAGACAAAGGCGAAGCAGAAAATGAGCTTCCGCCGGTAGATGTTAAAAGCTTAATCCCCTAA
- the nuoJ gene encoding NADH-quinone oxidoreductase subunit J produces MELTFYIAAAVATLATIMTITRYNIIHALLYLVVSFLAVAVVFFTLGAPFMAALEIIIYAGAIVVLIIFVIMMLNLTHEDVDKEKEWLTPKVWVGPAILSVVLLAELAYIILVPNTQPTEALVAVDARLVGMSLYGPYMLGVQLCGILLMAGIVGAYHLGRQKKKVVHRFLQPKEERSAAI; encoded by the coding sequence ATGGAACTGACATTTTACATCGCGGCAGCCGTTGCCACACTGGCTACCATCATGACCATAACCCGCTACAACATCATCCATGCACTGCTATACTTAGTGGTGTCTTTCCTGGCGGTGGCAGTGGTGTTCTTTACATTGGGTGCCCCGTTTATGGCTGCGCTGGAAATCATTATTTACGCCGGGGCTATAGTTGTGCTTATCATTTTCGTGATCATGATGCTGAACCTGACGCACGAAGATGTGGATAAAGAAAAAGAATGGCTTACGCCAAAGGTTTGGGTTGGTCCGGCTATACTTTCGGTAGTGCTGCTGGCAGAGCTGGCTTACATCATTTTAGTCCCTAACACTCAACCTACTGAAGCTTTGGTAGCCGTTGATGCCAGATTAGTGGGCATGTCGTTGTACGGGCCTTATATGCTAGGCGTGCAGCTGTGCGGTATACTATTAATGGCCGGTATAGTTGGAGCATACCACCTGGGCCGCCAGAAGAAAAAAGTGGTGCACCGGTTCTTGCAACCAAAAGAAGAAAGGAGCGCCGCCATATGA
- the nuoK gene encoding NADH-quinone oxidoreductase subunit NuoK, with translation MTPAHMEAALLLAGVLFMLGLISVLIRRNIIFMLISVEIMLNAAGLAFIVAGTKWVQPDGQVMFIFILTMAAAEVSVGLALILQIYHQLKTLDSDAANLMKG, from the coding sequence ATGACACCTGCACACATGGAAGCCGCTTTGCTGCTGGCCGGCGTACTTTTTATGCTCGGCCTGATCAGTGTACTCATTCGCCGTAACATCATTTTCATGCTTATTTCTGTGGAGATCATGCTTAACGCTGCCGGGCTGGCTTTTATAGTTGCCGGCACCAAATGGGTGCAGCCCGACGGGCAGGTGATGTTCATATTTATACTTACCATGGCCGCTGCCGAAGTATCGGTGGGGCTTGCGCTTATACTTCAGATCTACCACCAGCTCAAAACCCTGGACAGTGATGCCGCTAATTTAATGAAAGGATAA
- the nuoL gene encoding NADH-quinone oxidoreductase subunit L, whose amino-acid sequence MENLLWLIPALPFLGALLLILFGTRLSRALVAILGVGSVAVSALITILLGIEFLSNRPEFYHQEVWQWFNVAGFSPSIAFHLDALSLVFVFVITFVGALIHFYATAYMADDQDYSRFFACMNLFVGSMLMLVIADNLLLLYLGWEGVGLCSYLLIGFWYKEPENGYAARKAFIITRVGDTAMAIGLFMLFQAFGTLHIQTILTEAPEAWSVGSQIAVIVALLLLGGAVGKSGQLPLQTWLPDAMAGPTPVSALIHAATMVTAGVYLIARMYVIFELAPLAQTIVAIVGAVTLLLAGFSALTQYDLKRVLAYSTISQIGYMFLALGVGAWSVGIFHFMIHGFFKALLFLCAGAIIMALHHEQDMRKMGGLRHKMPVVYWTFLIGAASLAALPLITAGFYSKDQILWYVLAGENGNIWLYLAGLTGAFITSIYTFRMVFITFFGESKTHLEHPPGKVITVPLIILAILSLFGGFIELPHNFAHVTFFSDLMAPVLPGINANEALAANEWMFQLVAAVVSLGGVFVAYLFYIKSPQLLASIERSAFAMALHRFWHYGWGFDALYDALIVRPYVFISRLNKRDFIDSFYTGLARLAEGFHVMFSETQNGVLRNYVAGIVVGAIMILTISLFL is encoded by the coding sequence ATGGAAAATCTACTCTGGCTTATACCTGCGCTGCCGTTTCTGGGAGCACTGTTGCTGATCCTTTTTGGCACACGTTTATCGCGCGCCTTGGTAGCTATACTTGGTGTAGGAAGTGTGGCAGTTTCAGCACTCATTACTATACTGTTAGGAATAGAATTTCTGAGCAACCGGCCGGAGTTTTACCACCAGGAAGTATGGCAGTGGTTTAATGTGGCGGGCTTCTCTCCTTCCATTGCTTTTCACCTGGATGCACTTTCGCTGGTCTTTGTTTTCGTGATCACATTTGTAGGGGCCCTCATTCATTTTTACGCCACCGCCTACATGGCCGACGACCAGGATTACTCCCGCTTCTTTGCCTGCATGAACCTGTTTGTTGGCTCTATGCTGATGCTGGTAATAGCCGATAACCTTCTGCTTCTATACTTAGGCTGGGAAGGTGTGGGCCTGTGCTCATACCTGCTCATCGGGTTCTGGTACAAAGAACCGGAAAACGGGTACGCTGCCCGTAAAGCTTTTATCATTACACGTGTAGGCGATACTGCCATGGCCATTGGTTTGTTCATGCTGTTCCAGGCTTTCGGTACGCTGCACATCCAAACTATACTTACCGAAGCCCCTGAAGCCTGGAGTGTTGGCTCCCAGATTGCCGTTATAGTTGCGTTGCTGCTGCTAGGTGGTGCTGTGGGTAAATCCGGTCAGTTGCCGCTGCAAACCTGGCTACCCGATGCCATGGCTGGTCCTACTCCGGTTTCGGCGCTGATACACGCGGCTACCATGGTAACGGCCGGTGTATACCTGATTGCGCGTATGTACGTGATCTTTGAACTGGCTCCGCTGGCTCAAACCATAGTAGCTATAGTTGGCGCTGTTACCTTGCTATTAGCCGGTTTCTCTGCCCTTACCCAATACGACCTGAAACGGGTGCTCGCCTACTCTACTATCAGTCAGATCGGCTACATGTTCTTAGCCTTAGGCGTAGGAGCCTGGTCGGTGGGTATTTTCCATTTCATGATTCACGGGTTCTTTAAGGCGCTACTCTTCCTGTGTGCCGGGGCTATTATTATGGCGCTGCACCACGAGCAGGACATGCGCAAAATGGGTGGCCTGCGACACAAGATGCCCGTTGTATATTGGACCTTCCTGATAGGAGCTGCATCGCTGGCGGCCCTACCACTTATCACCGCAGGTTTCTATAGTAAAGATCAGATTCTGTGGTATGTACTGGCTGGTGAGAATGGTAACATTTGGTTATACTTAGCCGGACTGACTGGGGCATTCATTACATCTATTTATACTTTCCGGATGGTGTTCATCACCTTCTTCGGCGAGAGTAAAACGCACCTGGAGCACCCGCCTGGTAAGGTCATTACTGTACCACTCATCATCCTGGCTATACTTTCATTGTTTGGTGGTTTTATAGAATTGCCGCACAATTTCGCTCATGTTACCTTCTTCTCTGATCTGATGGCTCCTGTACTTCCGGGTATAAATGCTAACGAAGCTTTGGCAGCAAACGAATGGATGTTCCAGTTGGTGGCGGCTGTAGTTTCCTTGGGTGGGGTGTTTGTGGCTTACCTATTCTACATCAAGAGTCCGCAGCTGTTGGCAAGTATAGAGCGCTCTGCTTTTGCGATGGCGCTGCACCGATTCTGGCACTACGGCTGGGGTTTCGATGCGCTGTATGATGCCCTGATCGTGCGGCCCTACGTGTTCATCTCCCGGCTCAACAAACGCGACTTTATCGACAGCTTCTACACCGGACTCGCCCGCCTGGCCGAAGGCTTCCATGTGATGTTTTCGGAAACACAGAATGGTGTGCTTCGCAACTACGTGGCCGGCATTGTGGTCGGCGCGATCATGATTCTAACTATAAGCCTGTTCCTATGA
- the nuoM gene encoding NADH-quinone oxidoreductase subunit M produces MILVWLIVILMAGGLLAWLSKKVSPVLPRWVALAAVLLDLILIVYLWISTEATAGSAWLMRYEVPWIPQWGVSFSLALDGLSLLMLVLTFFLGLLAVLISWKEIKNKVGFFHFNLLWVLAGITGVFLTMDLFLFYFFWEVMLIPMYFLIGVWGHENRTYAAYKFFLFTQASGLLMLLAILGLYFIHGSETGRYTFNYFELLNTPLAPAAARLLMFGFLAAFLVKLPVVPFHSWLPDAHSQAPTAGSLILAGLLLKTGAYGLLRFVIPLFPTATIEFAPWAMLLGVIGIIYGAIVAYSQTDLKRLVAYTSVSHMGFVILGVFAFNEWALQGVVMQMIAHGLSTGALFILAGFLYERLHTRDITQMGGFWAKAPKMGVIALVFVMASLGLPGLGNFIAEFLTLVGSWQADNLMTIFATIGIVMATAYSLRIMQKVFYEPGPQHESFSDLNFREMLIAVPMVLGLLWLGLYPQPILDTAKPSINEQLQAYTSPEPTIAEPKTALHQQPEATVNPAQVTIHQRSFTNLQIFQSPN; encoded by the coding sequence ATGATACTCGTCTGGCTGATTGTGATACTGATGGCTGGCGGACTGCTGGCTTGGCTCTCTAAAAAAGTAAGTCCTGTGTTACCCCGCTGGGTGGCGCTGGCTGCCGTACTGCTTGATCTTATTCTTATAGTTTATCTCTGGATCAGCACGGAAGCAACAGCCGGTTCAGCCTGGTTGATGCGCTACGAAGTGCCGTGGATTCCACAATGGGGTGTGAGTTTTAGCCTGGCGCTGGATGGGTTAAGTTTACTGATGCTGGTACTGACGTTCTTCCTAGGCTTGCTGGCCGTGCTCATCTCCTGGAAAGAGATCAAAAACAAAGTCGGCTTCTTCCACTTTAATTTGCTTTGGGTGCTGGCTGGTATTACCGGCGTGTTCCTGACTATGGACCTGTTCCTTTTCTACTTTTTCTGGGAAGTGATGCTGATACCAATGTACTTCCTGATCGGGGTTTGGGGGCACGAGAACCGCACCTACGCAGCCTATAAATTCTTCCTGTTCACGCAGGCTAGCGGCTTGCTCATGTTGCTGGCTATACTTGGGTTATACTTCATCCACGGCTCCGAAACAGGTAGATACACATTCAATTATTTTGAGTTACTCAACACACCCCTTGCCCCTGCCGCAGCACGCCTGCTGATGTTTGGTTTTCTGGCTGCTTTTCTGGTAAAGTTACCTGTAGTTCCATTCCATTCGTGGTTACCCGATGCGCACTCTCAGGCCCCCACTGCTGGTAGTCTTATACTTGCCGGACTGTTGCTTAAAACAGGAGCTTATGGTTTGCTGCGCTTTGTTATCCCACTCTTCCCGACAGCAACTATAGAGTTTGCGCCGTGGGCGATGCTGCTGGGTGTGATCGGCATCATTTACGGGGCTATAGTTGCCTACTCTCAAACCGACCTGAAACGGTTGGTTGCTTATACTTCGGTGAGTCACATGGGCTTTGTGATACTGGGAGTTTTTGCCTTTAATGAATGGGCTTTGCAGGGTGTGGTAATGCAGATGATCGCGCATGGCCTAAGCACAGGCGCACTGTTTATACTTGCCGGCTTCCTGTACGAGCGTCTGCATACCCGCGACATAACACAGATGGGCGGTTTCTGGGCCAAAGCTCCCAAAATGGGCGTGATAGCCTTAGTGTTTGTAATGGCATCGCTGGGACTTCCGGGGCTAGGCAACTTTATAGCTGAATTCCTGACACTGGTCGGTTCCTGGCAGGCTGATAACTTAATGACCATTTTTGCAACGATAGGCATCGTTATGGCAACGGCTTATTCACTGCGCATTATGCAGAAAGTATTCTACGAACCCGGCCCGCAGCACGAATCATTCAGCGACCTGAACTTCCGTGAAATGCTCATTGCTGTACCGATGGTGCTTGGCTTGCTCTGGCTAGGCCTATATCCGCAACCTATATTGGATACAGCGAAACCATCCATCAACGAACAGCTCCAGGCTTATACTTCACCGGAGCCAACTATAGCGGAGCCAAAAACCGCGCTTCACCAGCAACCTGAAGCAACTGTAAACCCAGCTCAAGTGACTATACATCAGCGATCATTTACCAATCTCCAAATCTTCCAATCTCCAAATTAA